The Desulfosoma caldarium genome has a window encoding:
- a CDS encoding KamA family radical SAM protein, which translates to MPVAPMMAVHRVYPFVLSRHFAGLIRTPEDPLWRQVVPDPRELDESDPVGLRDPLGEERRSPVPNLVHRYPDRVLWIVTDACAVHCRFCTRKRRWTHPVPLHDDLIREALHYIRKTPAIHDVILSGGDPLMLPLELLEELMAKVREIPHVRLLRLGTRVPFADPVRITPTVARRLAAYGPLYMNIHVNHPWEISEESREACRLLADAGIPLGSQTVLLKGINDSAPVLSSLFTELLTLRVRPYYLLQMDLMQGTRHFRTPLAAGAELMAALRNRISGLAIPQFVVDLPQGLGKVPITASAVERVDADRVILQNFAGHATAYPLEPEERGRLRHILGLG; encoded by the coding sequence ATGCCCGTGGCCCCCATGATGGCGGTGCACCGGGTTTACCCTTTCGTTCTGAGCCGTCATTTTGCCGGACTCATCCGCACCCCGGAGGATCCTTTGTGGCGCCAGGTGGTGCCTGACCCAAGAGAGCTGGACGAAAGCGACCCTGTGGGCTTGAGGGATCCTTTGGGGGAGGAGCGTCGTTCCCCCGTGCCCAACCTTGTTCATCGATATCCCGATCGCGTGTTGTGGATTGTCACCGACGCCTGTGCCGTGCATTGCCGCTTCTGCACGCGAAAACGGCGCTGGACGCACCCGGTGCCTCTTCATGACGACCTCATTCGTGAGGCGTTGCACTATATTCGAAAAACCCCCGCGATTCATGATGTCATTCTTTCCGGGGGCGATCCACTCATGCTGCCCTTGGAGCTTCTGGAAGAGCTGATGGCCAAGGTGCGGGAAATTCCTCACGTGCGCCTCCTTCGGCTCGGCACGCGGGTGCCTTTTGCCGATCCGGTACGCATCACGCCCACCGTGGCGCGACGCCTGGCCGCTTACGGTCCCTTGTACATGAACATTCATGTGAATCATCCATGGGAAATTTCCGAAGAGAGCCGTGAAGCCTGCCGCCTGCTGGCCGATGCCGGCATTCCTTTGGGAAGCCAAACGGTGCTGCTCAAGGGCATTAACGATTCGGCCCCTGTCTTGAGCAGCCTGTTCACGGAACTCCTCACCCTCAGAGTGCGCCCCTATTACCTGCTGCAAATGGACCTCATGCAGGGCACGCGCCACTTTCGAACCCCTCTGGCAGCCGGAGCGGAACTCATGGCGGCTTTGCGCAACCGGATTTCCGGGCTGGCCATTCCCCAATTCGTTGTGGACCTTCCCCAGGGTTTGGGAAAGGTGCCCATCACGGCGTCCGCCGTCGAGCGCGTGGATGCAGACCGTGTGATCCTGCAGAATTTCGCCGGGCATGCCACGGCCTATCCACTGGAACCTGAGGAAAGGGGACGTTTGCGGCACATTTTGGGGTTGGGCTGA
- a CDS encoding AmpG family muropeptide MFS transporter — translation MSSSWLCVYGRRHVLGLLGLGFSSGLPLALTGSTLQAWMMSEKVDIRLIGLFSLVGLPYTLKVAWAPLMDRFTAPWLGRRRGWILTTQILLSASLLILGSLTPSRHLQLMGALAFIIAFWSASQDIVIDAYRAEVLPDADKGAGAAMSVVGYRLAMLTSGAMALILSDHLPWRTVYLSMGMLMGACTLWTFLCPEPANSGEAAELGPKNLKETVWAPLTNYFTRPGAVAILVFVMVFKLSDALAGALTTPFLLDLGFTRTDVGTVNKAFGLVSTIVGTLIGGALVHRLGIARSLWVAAFLQAFSNLAFVGLALAGPNYAFLVGAVALENLCGGLGTAAFLAFLMSLCDRRYTATQYALLSSLMAVSRVLAGTPTGFLVAALGWPWFYTLSVLGAVPGIVLLPRFAPWRRPPSPTTLP, via the coding sequence GTGTCCTCGTCCTGGTTGTGCGTTTATGGCCGACGACATGTGCTAGGTCTGCTGGGTCTAGGATTTTCGTCCGGCCTGCCTTTGGCCCTGACCGGAAGCACGCTTCAGGCCTGGATGATGTCCGAAAAGGTGGACATTCGCCTCATCGGCCTCTTTTCTCTGGTCGGCTTGCCTTATACGCTCAAGGTGGCCTGGGCACCCCTGATGGATCGTTTTACTGCACCTTGGCTTGGCAGGCGCCGGGGTTGGATCCTTACCACCCAGATCCTTCTCAGTGCAAGCCTTCTGATCCTGGGGTCGCTCACCCCCTCTCGCCATCTTCAGCTCATGGGCGCTCTGGCCTTCATCATCGCCTTTTGGAGTGCCAGTCAGGATATCGTCATCGACGCGTACCGAGCGGAAGTGCTGCCCGATGCGGACAAAGGGGCCGGAGCGGCCATGAGCGTCGTGGGCTACCGATTGGCCATGCTCACCTCAGGGGCCATGGCCCTGATCCTTTCGGACCATCTACCCTGGCGGACCGTATACCTTTCCATGGGCATGCTCATGGGGGCATGTACCCTGTGGACCTTCTTGTGCCCGGAGCCGGCCAACAGTGGGGAAGCGGCCGAACTCGGTCCCAAAAACCTCAAGGAAACCGTATGGGCTCCTTTGACCAACTATTTTACGCGCCCCGGCGCCGTGGCCATCCTGGTGTTTGTCATGGTCTTCAAACTCAGTGACGCACTGGCCGGCGCTCTGACCACGCCGTTCTTGCTAGACTTGGGCTTTACCCGAACGGATGTTGGTACTGTGAACAAGGCCTTCGGCCTGGTGAGCACCATCGTGGGCACATTAATCGGAGGGGCTCTGGTGCATCGCCTGGGCATCGCTCGGTCTTTATGGGTGGCAGCCTTCCTTCAGGCCTTTTCAAATCTCGCCTTTGTGGGTCTGGCCCTGGCTGGACCGAATTATGCCTTTCTGGTAGGGGCTGTAGCCCTGGAAAACCTGTGCGGCGGCCTGGGCACGGCGGCCTTTTTGGCTTTTCTCATGAGCTTGTGCGACAGGCGTTACACCGCCACACAGTACGCGTTGCTCTCAAGCCTCATGGCCGTTTCCAGAGTGTTGGCCGGAACCCCCACAGGATTTCTCGTGGCCGCCCTGGGATGGCCGTGGTTTTACACCCTGAGCGTCCTGGGTGCCGTTCCCGGCATTGTGCTTCTGCCGCGCTTTGCCCCCTGGCGCCGCCCGCCCTCACCCACGACCCTACCATGA
- a CDS encoding cysteine synthase translates to MKNVFDNVLQAIGNTPLVRINRLNPNPRTTIYAKLECKNPGGSIKDRPALAMIEAAERSGELTPQKTIIEATSGNTGIGLAVVAAVKGYRLILAMPETASSERQKILKALGAELLLTPGALGTDGAIEEVYRMVREHPDKYFLADQFNNPANPEAHYRGTGPEIYEQTEGRVNVVVTTLGTSGTAMGILQAMKERNAAIEVVAVEPYPGHKIQGLKNMKESYVPGIFDRHKLDRIVHVKDEDAFEMARRLAREEGIFVGMSSGACMAAAVEIAKERESGVIVAVLPDGGDRYLSTNLFTTMLEPDFRFFDFLQRTKVNFKPVVEGTIRIAVTGPPLDSCLSLETARRLMLADILTRFVRSKGFRTETYVFLPDLDSRSIQSALEKNTALEDYVEEQMAVFTTELQKLGMASQLGLTKTSDHLDAVVNLVRSLIKKGAAYEKLRSVYFSVAQVDDYGRLPRIDPKKIRPGSSVDLSAYEKLNPRDFALLKRATLAELKRGHYIKTEWGNVVPTWHIATAAMVMDQLGFPVDICVSAMDFLFPHLENLRTIAAAFTGKAYANTWLLCERIQSAEDESSALWKAEESARPLTLEDLYAQGMTPTEVRFWLIASHYRKPMRLSRQSLQSAARGLKRVREFIHRLRHSPVDDGAVNGVEEEVFSLERDFFEALANDVNTPKALAALFDFVRTMHQRMDQGPLAPRAKEAALQAVQNVDRILGLFEPELRPLSNEEKALMDQREAARARKDWARADALREELRRLGIVVRDSAHGPIWERIS, encoded by the coding sequence ATGAAAAACGTCTTTGACAATGTGCTGCAGGCCATCGGCAACACCCCTTTGGTTCGCATCAACCGCCTCAACCCCAACCCTCGAACCACCATCTATGCCAAGCTCGAATGCAAGAATCCCGGCGGTTCCATTAAGGACCGCCCGGCACTAGCCATGATCGAAGCGGCGGAACGCAGTGGAGAGCTGACACCTCAGAAAACCATCATCGAAGCCACCAGCGGCAATACCGGCATCGGGTTGGCCGTGGTGGCCGCCGTCAAGGGCTACCGCCTCATTTTGGCCATGCCTGAGACGGCCAGCAGTGAGCGCCAGAAAATTCTCAAGGCCCTGGGCGCCGAACTGCTGCTCACTCCCGGAGCCTTGGGCACCGACGGCGCCATTGAAGAAGTCTATCGCATGGTGCGGGAGCATCCGGACAAGTATTTTTTGGCCGATCAATTCAACAATCCGGCCAATCCCGAAGCACACTATCGAGGCACAGGTCCGGAAATTTATGAGCAAACCGAAGGACGGGTCAATGTGGTGGTGACCACTCTAGGCACAAGCGGCACCGCCATGGGCATCCTGCAGGCCATGAAGGAACGCAATGCCGCCATTGAAGTGGTGGCCGTGGAGCCCTACCCGGGGCACAAGATTCAAGGACTCAAGAACATGAAGGAGTCCTACGTGCCGGGCATCTTTGATCGGCACAAGCTGGACCGCATTGTTCATGTAAAAGACGAAGACGCTTTTGAAATGGCCCGGCGATTGGCTCGGGAAGAGGGCATCTTTGTGGGTATGAGTTCCGGGGCCTGCATGGCCGCGGCCGTGGAAATCGCCAAGGAACGGGAAAGTGGCGTCATTGTGGCCGTCCTACCCGACGGCGGCGACCGCTACCTCAGCACCAACCTCTTTACCACAATGCTGGAACCGGATTTTCGCTTTTTTGATTTTCTGCAGCGCACCAAAGTGAACTTCAAACCCGTGGTGGAAGGCACAATCCGCATCGCCGTGACGGGCCCTCCCCTGGATTCCTGCCTTTCTCTGGAAACCGCTCGAAGGCTTATGCTTGCAGATATTCTCACGCGATTCGTACGATCCAAAGGCTTTCGAACGGAAACCTATGTTTTCCTTCCCGACCTGGACAGCCGATCCATTCAGAGCGCTCTGGAAAAGAACACAGCCCTCGAAGACTACGTGGAAGAGCAGATGGCGGTTTTCACCACGGAATTGCAGAAGCTTGGCATGGCCTCGCAGCTCGGCCTGACCAAGACGAGCGACCATCTGGACGCCGTCGTCAACCTGGTGCGTTCCTTGATCAAAAAAGGCGCCGCTTACGAAAAGCTGCGATCAGTCTATTTCAGTGTAGCGCAGGTGGATGACTACGGACGGCTGCCCCGCATTGACCCCAAAAAGATTCGGCCCGGATCTTCGGTGGATTTGAGCGCCTACGAGAAGTTGAACCCCCGCGATTTCGCCCTGCTCAAGCGGGCCACCTTGGCCGAACTGAAACGCGGCCACTACATCAAGACCGAATGGGGCAATGTGGTGCCCACGTGGCATATCGCCACCGCGGCCATGGTCATGGATCAGCTTGGATTTCCCGTGGACATCTGTGTCAGTGCCATGGATTTTCTCTTTCCTCATTTGGAAAACCTGCGCACCATCGCCGCAGCCTTCACCGGAAAGGCCTACGCGAACACGTGGCTTTTGTGCGAAAGGATTCAAAGCGCGGAGGACGAAAGCTCGGCCCTGTGGAAGGCCGAGGAATCTGCAAGGCCGCTGACCCTTGAAGACCTCTACGCCCAAGGCATGACTCCCACTGAGGTCCGCTTCTGGCTGATCGCCTCCCATTACCGCAAACCCATGCGGCTTTCCAGGCAAAGTCTTCAAAGCGCCGCCCGGGGGCTCAAGAGGGTAAGGGAATTCATCCATCGGCTGCGCCATAGTCCGGTGGACGATGGCGCCGTCAACGGAGTGGAAGAAGAGGTGTTTTCGCTGGAGCGAGACTTTTTTGAGGCTCTGGCCAACGACGTGAACACACCCAAGGCCCTGGCAGCCCTTTTCGATTTCGTCCGCACAATGCATCAGCGCATGGATCAAGGCCCTCTGGCACCGCGGGCCAAGGAAGCCGCTCTTCAGGCGGTTCAAAACGTGGATCGCATTCTGGGTCTGTTTGAGCCGGAACTTCGCCCCTTGTCCAACGAAGAAAAGGCCCTCATGGATCAGAGGGAAGCCGCCCGCGCCCGCAAGGATTGGGCTCGAGCCGACGCGCTTCGAGAAGAGCTGCGCCGTCTGGGGATCGTCGTTCGAGATTCCGCCCACGGCCCTATCTGGGAACGAATTTCTTGA
- a CDS encoding ABC transporter substrate-binding protein, protein MRKMFVILALLGVFVSAPSMAADQANPDATLIWGRGGDSVSLDLAQATDGESIKAGIQIYENLVKFGDNSMDIEPQLATAWEVSADGLTWTFHLRKGVTFHDGTPFNAQAVYDSFARVIDKNHPFYAYGKWAYLNLSLGMVAQVKVVDEFTVQLITKKPYAPLLNNLALWLCPIVSPKALAEYKDQIGLHPVGTGPFKFVKWVKDDQIVLERNENYWGNKAKVGRIILKAIPEPSARLMALQSGTVDIADDLDPDSIALVRKDPNLKVIERPSINVGYLAFNTEKPALKDPRVRQAISHAIDKDTLIKAIFQGLAIPAKNPFPPTIWSYNDSVQPYDYNPEKAKKLLQEAGFDFNTELELWAMPVSRAYMPEPVKTAELIQAYLGAVGVKAKIVRYDWGTYLKKTGNGEHDLCMLGWLGGNADPDNFLYGLLSADTAVTPGAANVALWKNAEFTDMVKRAQIIFNKDERAKLYMKAQEIFHREAPWVPLAHSTIVRCYSKRLHDVPLRPNGLNSFEMVWKEM, encoded by the coding sequence ATGCGGAAGATGTTCGTGATCCTGGCCTTACTGGGTGTTTTCGTTTCAGCACCGAGTATGGCGGCGGATCAAGCCAATCCGGACGCCACGCTGATTTGGGGCCGAGGTGGGGATTCCGTTTCTTTGGATCTGGCGCAAGCCACCGATGGAGAATCCATCAAGGCAGGTATTCAGATTTATGAAAACCTTGTCAAATTCGGGGACAACTCAATGGACATCGAGCCTCAGCTGGCCACGGCCTGGGAAGTGAGCGCAGATGGACTCACCTGGACGTTTCACCTGCGCAAAGGCGTCACTTTTCATGACGGCACGCCATTTAATGCCCAGGCGGTCTACGACTCCTTTGCCCGAGTGATCGACAAGAACCATCCATTTTACGCCTACGGCAAGTGGGCCTATCTGAACCTCTCCCTGGGCATGGTGGCGCAGGTGAAGGTGGTGGATGAGTTTACCGTGCAGTTGATCACCAAGAAACCGTATGCTCCGCTGCTTAACAACCTGGCCCTCTGGCTTTGCCCCATCGTGTCCCCCAAGGCTTTGGCCGAATACAAGGACCAGATCGGCTTGCATCCTGTGGGTACAGGTCCCTTCAAATTCGTCAAATGGGTCAAAGACGACCAGATCGTGCTGGAACGCAACGAAAACTATTGGGGCAACAAGGCGAAGGTGGGACGGATCATTTTGAAGGCCATTCCTGAGCCTTCTGCGCGGCTCATGGCGCTTCAGTCAGGCACCGTGGATATCGCCGACGATTTGGATCCCGATTCCATCGCCCTGGTGAGAAAGGATCCAAACCTTAAGGTCATTGAACGTCCGAGCATCAATGTGGGGTATCTGGCTTTCAACACGGAAAAGCCGGCACTCAAAGACCCTCGAGTTCGCCAAGCCATCAGCCATGCCATCGACAAGGACACGCTGATTAAAGCGATCTTTCAAGGATTGGCGATTCCGGCCAAGAATCCATTTCCACCCACCATTTGGAGTTACAACGACAGTGTTCAGCCTTATGACTACAACCCTGAAAAGGCAAAGAAGCTGCTTCAGGAAGCCGGCTTTGATTTCAACACGGAACTGGAACTGTGGGCCATGCCCGTATCCCGTGCTTACATGCCGGAACCGGTGAAGACGGCTGAACTGATTCAGGCCTATTTGGGGGCTGTGGGTGTCAAAGCCAAGATCGTCCGCTACGACTGGGGCACCTACCTCAAGAAAACGGGCAACGGCGAGCATGACCTGTGCATGCTAGGCTGGTTGGGAGGGAATGCGGATCCCGATAATTTCCTCTACGGCCTGCTTTCGGCAGATACGGCCGTGACGCCGGGTGCCGCCAATGTAGCGCTTTGGAAAAACGCCGAATTTACGGACATGGTGAAACGTGCTCAAATAATCTTTAACAAAGATGAGCGGGCTAAACTTTACATGAAAGCTCAGGAAATCTTTCATCGAGAGGCTCCGTGGGTGCCTTTGGCCCATTCGACCATCGTGCGCTGCTACAGCAAGAGACTTCATGATGTGCCGCTTCGACCCAACGGCCTGAATTCCTTTGAAATGGTGTGGAAGGAAATGTAG
- a CDS encoding M14 family metallopeptidase — protein sequence MLAQLFARQKIYEDTDADGVIDRVTVRLVLPRNLSWSVVWAEAAHVACRWAFDSVRLEAPLVRFRGPQGPQPHLVVRLPAQAVENTPSPSPVRLVRQSLGRVVATGQSPEAIASFLRLLAVCDALDLPNLPETWSVLQWLPDTQVLMAWNTGDLKKPCLTHKISQAKAALLDLSCPPVKRHQSLNPKNAPNLLNLSSPHGIFETLEEDPRQRSLSLTVALPSPRLSPRLGWTLCHVLSRLSLEATQIHIPFISLAAADQHGIVLELREKTWGDKALVRFAEKNCRHLILEGSGASLERALKGWLLWAVREPGPEAEPIEALRDKVQLITRLVKRSAPVQSEASHSPLIRECQWIAEDLRLEKLVRRLPSGSGPLRGTVFVSKPEPVRYRLKARLEKILKAKGYQPSLEVYNAYKPGLCWLLEKVLPALRDLHNDKDACVHTLELSFSPFRGPEGSMETRTRWLQEIYPGPDLLAQSLEWDVSKIRLRMDPVQQDTYRVRAWNPEGQLLLHEALTPRCSALPYFGQLEHAGTVHPTTSGLRLMQGSHIVLDRSIPTDREVFWRVFGKRWLPALWKSMERRLSVGSPARLRAFWKEIRIDVRIEETEKALGLDQERLSPMEALHEDLYFTILEAYKEFAARHDLCESLQLGQVMPFVAWKSPGGHARARLEAQPFAESIIHPLACVQSVPQGSADAEEEPRISWLRCHKRHWDMALALSPPACPQDQHQLGNILSRLGLDGVLSNTKDHIVLRCPAPRPPRSLPKAREREVMDPPPTDRLLAFRDVARWVRKLSSLPGLKAWQAAKTFQGRPVWALEATLPSPSQTVSRSRLRLIKPTLVFNARHHANEVSSTEAALFSAWTAVSTNEGRTLLQKLNLAWIPLENADGVAAFERLHLRASGHKLHAARYNALGCEFYEDYFLERPRFPEALAKRRVWERWLPEMILDGHGVPSHEWDQPFSGYLPGVFAEHWIPRAFLYVYLPYLDAPENPNHPWALQLARNIQRHVQDEAELVQKNEELRARYHRYAERWEPKIFPSVMQGPAALLPPVPRVAQFHYSAQQPHITYLEVVTEVADEVAQGPWLDLCVRGHLAVWKAMIEVLQAHAPKTITTAKISGRRVRFSWRCESVNLT from the coding sequence ATGCTGGCGCAGCTTTTTGCTAGACAAAAAATCTATGAAGACACGGACGCGGACGGCGTCATCGACCGCGTGACCGTGAGGCTGGTTCTTCCGCGGAATCTGTCGTGGAGCGTGGTGTGGGCGGAGGCAGCGCATGTGGCATGCCGCTGGGCTTTTGACTCCGTGCGCCTTGAAGCTCCCCTCGTGCGATTTCGCGGACCTCAAGGCCCCCAACCTCACCTGGTGGTTCGCCTCCCCGCGCAGGCGGTCGAAAACACCCCTTCGCCGTCCCCGGTGCGCCTCGTTCGACAAAGCCTTGGCCGCGTCGTGGCAACCGGCCAGTCACCGGAGGCAATAGCCTCTTTTTTACGCCTCTTGGCGGTTTGCGATGCGCTAGATCTGCCCAATCTTCCCGAAACCTGGTCCGTTCTTCAATGGTTGCCCGACACCCAGGTGCTGATGGCCTGGAACACAGGTGACCTTAAGAAGCCGTGCCTTACGCACAAGATCAGCCAAGCCAAGGCGGCCCTTCTGGATCTTTCTTGTCCTCCAGTAAAGCGGCACCAGAGTTTAAACCCCAAGAACGCGCCGAATCTCTTGAATCTCTCAAGCCCTCACGGAATCTTCGAAACTCTCGAAGAAGACCCAAGGCAGCGATCCCTTTCCCTGACCGTGGCTCTCCCATCCCCAAGATTGTCGCCTCGCCTCGGATGGACCCTGTGCCATGTGCTGTCTCGACTCAGCTTGGAAGCCACGCAAATCCATATCCCTTTCATTTCTTTGGCTGCAGCGGACCAGCACGGCATCGTTTTGGAACTGCGAGAAAAAACTTGGGGCGACAAGGCCCTGGTCCGCTTCGCCGAAAAGAACTGCCGGCATCTCATCCTTGAGGGCTCAGGAGCCTCTCTGGAGAGGGCTCTTAAAGGCTGGCTTCTGTGGGCAGTCCGTGAGCCGGGTCCCGAAGCAGAGCCGATCGAGGCGCTGCGTGACAAGGTGCAGCTCATCACGAGGCTGGTGAAACGCTCGGCACCTGTTCAGTCCGAGGCATCGCATTCGCCCCTGATACGAGAGTGCCAATGGATCGCTGAAGACCTTCGACTGGAAAAGCTCGTTAGGCGCCTCCCTTCGGGGAGTGGTCCTCTTAGGGGAACAGTCTTTGTGAGCAAACCTGAACCGGTGCGATACCGCCTCAAGGCTCGCTTGGAGAAGATTCTCAAAGCCAAAGGTTACCAACCGTCCCTAGAAGTCTATAACGCTTACAAGCCAGGCCTTTGCTGGCTTTTGGAAAAAGTGCTGCCCGCCCTTCGCGATCTTCACAACGACAAGGACGCGTGCGTCCATACCCTGGAGCTTTCTTTCTCACCCTTTAGGGGCCCTGAGGGCAGCATGGAAACCCGCACGCGTTGGCTTCAGGAAATTTATCCAGGTCCAGACCTCCTCGCCCAAAGCCTCGAGTGGGATGTTTCGAAAATTCGCCTTCGCATGGATCCTGTCCAGCAGGACACCTATCGCGTCCGGGCCTGGAACCCTGAAGGGCAGCTTCTCCTGCACGAGGCATTGACTCCCCGCTGCTCGGCACTTCCTTACTTCGGGCAACTTGAACACGCCGGAACGGTCCACCCCACCACCTCGGGCCTCCGGTTGATGCAAGGATCCCATATCGTGCTGGACCGCTCCATTCCCACGGATCGCGAAGTGTTCTGGAGAGTCTTTGGCAAGAGATGGCTACCGGCACTTTGGAAATCCATGGAACGGCGCCTGTCCGTAGGCTCTCCGGCTCGGCTTCGAGCGTTCTGGAAAGAAATTCGCATCGACGTTCGGATTGAGGAAACCGAAAAAGCCTTGGGCCTGGACCAGGAAAGGCTCTCCCCCATGGAGGCCCTTCACGAGGACCTCTATTTCACGATTCTCGAAGCCTACAAAGAATTCGCCGCGCGCCATGACCTTTGCGAATCCTTGCAACTGGGACAGGTCATGCCGTTCGTGGCGTGGAAAAGTCCTGGGGGGCACGCCAGAGCTCGTCTGGAGGCCCAACCGTTTGCGGAATCCATAATCCATCCATTGGCCTGCGTTCAGAGTGTTCCCCAAGGCAGCGCCGACGCCGAAGAAGAGCCTCGCATCTCATGGCTGCGCTGTCACAAGCGACACTGGGATATGGCATTGGCCCTTTCCCCGCCGGCTTGTCCTCAGGACCAGCATCAATTGGGCAACATCCTGTCCCGACTAGGCCTCGACGGCGTTTTGTCGAACACAAAAGATCACATCGTCCTTCGATGTCCCGCCCCACGCCCTCCGCGCTCTCTGCCGAAAGCCCGTGAGCGTGAAGTCATGGATCCGCCGCCAACGGATCGCCTTCTTGCGTTTCGGGATGTGGCCCGATGGGTTCGAAAGCTTTCGAGTTTGCCGGGACTCAAGGCGTGGCAGGCGGCCAAAACCTTTCAGGGCCGCCCTGTCTGGGCCCTTGAAGCCACGCTTCCCTCGCCTTCCCAAACCGTCTCAAGATCGCGGTTGCGCCTTATAAAACCCACTCTGGTTTTTAACGCACGACACCATGCCAACGAAGTATCCAGCACCGAAGCGGCCTTGTTTTCGGCTTGGACGGCGGTATCCACAAACGAAGGACGAACTCTCCTTCAAAAGCTCAATCTCGCATGGATTCCCCTGGAAAACGCGGACGGCGTCGCCGCCTTTGAACGCCTTCATCTGAGGGCTTCAGGCCACAAACTGCATGCTGCACGATACAATGCTTTGGGCTGCGAATTTTATGAAGACTATTTCCTGGAAAGGCCCCGGTTTCCCGAAGCGTTGGCCAAGCGCCGCGTGTGGGAACGATGGCTTCCCGAAATGATCTTGGACGGTCACGGCGTGCCAAGCCACGAGTGGGACCAGCCTTTTTCCGGGTATCTTCCCGGCGTGTTTGCCGAACACTGGATCCCTCGAGCTTTTCTTTACGTCTATCTTCCCTACCTCGACGCACCCGAAAACCCCAACCACCCATGGGCTCTGCAGCTTGCTCGGAACATTCAACGGCATGTGCAGGACGAGGCTGAGTTGGTGCAAAAGAACGAGGAACTACGAGCGCGGTATCATCGCTATGCCGAGCGCTGGGAGCCGAAAATTTTTCCCTCTGTGATGCAAGGTCCCGCGGCGCTGCTTCCTCCCGTACCCCGGGTAGCCCAATTCCACTACAGCGCTCAGCAACCGCACATAACCTACCTTGAAGTGGTCACCGAAGTGGCGGACGAAGTGGCGCAAGGTCCGTGGCTGGACCTGTGCGTGCGAGGGCACCTGGCGGTGTGGAAGGCCATGATCGAGGTGTTGCAGGCCCACGCCCCAAAAACTATAACAACAGCCAAGATCTCCGGTCGCAGGGTAAGGTTTTCGTGGAGATGCGAATCCGTTAACCTAACATGA